The following coding sequences lie in one Bacteroidota bacterium genomic window:
- a CDS encoding TMEM175 family protein produces the protein MLPWKRTRPVSRLEGFSDAVFGFSATLLVVSLEVPQTFPELVADLRGFGAFGVSFLALVLIWSVHNAFFRRYGLDDGLTVVLNTALLFVVLFYVYPLKFMAEMQAALVMGTGGAQFGLQSEGDLQLLFVLYSVGFVAIFACVMLLYGHAYRRRDALGLSVYERHEAAMLARHYGLFVLVGLLSIALAVLGWGLTIGAPGFIYALLGPLCGVHGWWSGERAPERDLVPDEDLALGAVAKNDQGLEGEHEESSLVA, from the coding sequence ATGCTGCCCTGGAAGCGCACCCGCCCCGTGAGCCGCCTCGAAGGCTTCAGCGACGCCGTGTTTGGCTTCTCGGCGACGCTGCTGGTCGTGTCGCTGGAGGTGCCGCAGACGTTCCCCGAACTCGTCGCCGACCTGCGCGGCTTCGGTGCGTTCGGGGTGAGCTTCCTCGCGCTCGTGCTGATCTGGAGCGTCCACAACGCCTTCTTCCGACGCTACGGCCTCGACGACGGCCTCACGGTGGTCCTCAACACGGCGCTGCTCTTCGTGGTGCTGTTCTACGTCTACCCCCTCAAGTTCATGGCCGAGATGCAGGCGGCGCTCGTGATGGGCACGGGCGGCGCGCAGTTCGGCCTACAGTCGGAGGGCGATCTGCAACTGCTGTTCGTGCTCTACAGCGTGGGCTTCGTCGCCATCTTCGCGTGCGTGATGCTGCTGTATGGGCATGCCTATCGTCGACGCGACGCGCTCGGGCTGAGCGTCTACGAGCGTCACGAGGCCGCGATGCTTGCGCGGCACTACGGGCTGTTTGTGCTCGTCGGGCTGCTGTCGATTGCGCTAGCGGTGCTGGGGTGGGGGCTCACGATCGGCGCGCCAGGCTTCATCTATGCGCTGCTCGGGCCGCTGTGTGGCGTCCACGGCTGGTGGTCGGGCGAGCGCGCGCCGGAGCGTGACCTGGTGCCTGATGAAGACCTAGCGCTTGGTGCAGTAGCCAAGAACGACCAAGGTCTAGAGGGCGAACACGAGGAATCCTCACTCGTCGCCTGA
- a CDS encoding DUF4037 domain-containing protein produces the protein MQPDAIQAVADRYAAFPSVRAVALGGSLATGAGGPDADADLYVYADPPLSLNERRSVVPADAQHAEVGNTFFEPGDEWTDTAGRRFDAMFRAPSWIEDQLDRVLVRHEASVGTSTCLWHNVRTSAVLFDRDGWYAALRARAQQPYPEPLRQAIVAKNHPLLRTTTASFRYQLARAVDRDDAVSVNHRTTALLASFFDVLFALNRAPHPGEKRLLWHASRLPLVPDGFDAQVRTLLLASSAERVAAVDALCDGLDALVGSEGMPRG, from the coding sequence ATGCAGCCCGATGCCATCCAGGCCGTCGCCGACCGCTACGCCGCGTTTCCGAGCGTCCGTGCCGTGGCGCTGGGCGGCTCGCTCGCCACCGGCGCAGGCGGACCGGACGCCGACGCCGACCTCTACGTCTACGCCGACCCGCCCCTCTCGCTCAACGAACGCCGATCTGTCGTTCCGGCTGATGCGCAGCACGCCGAAGTCGGCAACACGTTCTTCGAGCCGGGCGACGAGTGGACCGACACCGCAGGCCGCCGCTTCGACGCGATGTTTCGCGCGCCGTCGTGGATCGAGGACCAACTCGACCGGGTGCTGGTGCGCCACGAGGCGTCGGTGGGCACCTCGACCTGTCTCTGGCACAACGTCCGCACCTCGGCGGTGCTCTTCGACCGCGACGGGTGGTACGCGGCGCTGCGCGCGCGGGCGCAGCAACCCTACCCCGAGCCGCTGCGCCAGGCTATCGTGGCGAAAAACCACCCGCTGCTCCGCACGACGACGGCCTCGTTTCGCTACCAACTCGCCCGCGCCGTCGACCGGGACGACGCGGTGAGCGTCAACCACCGCACAACTGCGCTGCTGGCGAGCTTTTTCGACGTGCTCTTCGCGCTCAACCGCGCCCCGCACCCCGGCGAAAAGCGGCTCCTCTGGCACGCTTCGCGCCTCCCGCTCGTCCCCGACGGCTTCGACGCGCAGGTTCGAACCCTCCTCTTGGCATCGTCCGCCGAGCGGGTGGCTGCCGTCGACGCGCTCTGCGACGGCCTCGACGCGCTTGTAGGAAGCGAGGGGATGCCGAGGGGCTGA
- a CDS encoding UbiA family prenyltransferase, translated as MASNSSPLAAATAPSPSWAAVRAVRLHQWVKNGLVFLPMLMGHRLMDVSVWLDASLAFFALSLCASGTYVLNDLVDREADRLHPTKRHRPFASGALAPEVGYVLAPALVAAGFALAVWQLPATFAAVLGLYLLTTVAYSYALKRLPIVDVLVLAGLYALRVFAGGAATGIPISQWLLSFSLFFFLALALVKRYAELRILETNVEARANNRGYQVEDLGMLRNFGTTSAYLAVLVLALYLTSPEVMMLYRSPALLWLLSPLLIYWQMRIWLLAHRGDMDDDPILFTVKDPASYLVFGAVAALVAIAAVVRI; from the coding sequence ATGGCCTCGAACTCGTCGCCTCTCGCAGCAGCTACAGCCCCTTCACCGAGCTGGGCAGCGGTGCGCGCGGTACGGCTGCACCAGTGGGTGAAGAACGGCCTCGTCTTCCTGCCGATGCTGATGGGCCACCGGCTCATGGATGTCAGCGTGTGGCTCGATGCCAGCCTCGCCTTCTTCGCGCTGAGCCTGTGCGCCAGTGGCACCTACGTGCTCAATGACCTTGTCGACCGCGAGGCCGACCGGCTGCACCCTACGAAGCGGCATCGCCCGTTCGCATCGGGTGCGCTTGCTCCGGAGGTTGGCTACGTGCTCGCGCCGGCGCTCGTGGCCGCCGGGTTTGCGCTCGCCGTGTGGCAGCTCCCAGCCACGTTCGCGGCGGTGCTCGGGCTCTATCTACTGACGACGGTCGCGTATTCGTATGCGCTCAAACGGCTGCCCATCGTGGACGTGCTGGTGCTCGCGGGGCTCTACGCGCTGCGCGTGTTCGCGGGCGGCGCGGCCACGGGCATCCCCATCTCGCAGTGGCTGCTGAGCTTCTCGCTCTTCTTCTTCCTCGCGCTCGCCCTCGTGAAGCGCTACGCCGAGCTTCGCATCCTCGAAACCAACGTCGAGGCGCGGGCCAACAACCGCGGCTACCAGGTGGAAGACCTCGGCATGCTGCGTAACTTCGGCACCACGAGCGCCTACCTCGCCGTGCTCGTCCTCGCGCTCTACCTCACCAGCCCCGAGGTGATGATGCTCTACCGGTCGCCTGCGCTGCTGTGGCTGCTGAGCCCGCTGCTGATCTACTGGCAGATGCGGATCTGGCTGCTCGCCCACCGCGGCGACATGGACGATGACCCGATCCTGTTCACGGTCAAGGACCCGGCGAGCTACCTCGTCTTCGGTGCGGTCGCCGCGCTCGTCGCCATCGCTGCCGTCGTACGCATCTAG
- the ppdK gene encoding pyruvate, phosphate dikinase, translating into MSAAPDRRSSNGAPPAVSASDTSAPVANLSGRLVYRFGAGEADGDLSLKPLLGGKGASLAEMSRIGLPVPPGFTISTVCCQYTIDHEGAWPDGLAEEVDAGLRHIEAILGAQFGEAEDATEVGGDGAPATAATNTEAPLLLSVRSGAAQSMPGMMDTVLNLGLNDAVTERLARTTGNERFAYDAYRRFIDMFGDVVTGVPHHHFEAALAALKAERGVTSDLDLTAADLRTLVARYKAVYETHAGAPFPTDPRVQLRLAINAVFASWNNDRAVKFRRINRMQDLVGTAVTVQAMVFGNTGPTSGTGVLFTRNPATGEAALFGEFLANAQGEDVVGGLRTPRAIAEMEEAFPGVYAQLVDAARRLEAHNADMQDVEFTVQDGHLFLLQTRNGKRTGPAALKIAVDFVREGLADPPTAVRSLVQPHHIDQLLHPQFADADRYAGRVIATGLPASPGAAVGRVVFTADEAERQRDAGERVLLVRVETSPEDVGGMDAAQGILTARGGMTSHAAVVARGWGTPCVSGCGALVVDEVAGRFTVGDTVVEAGDWLSINGSTGEVILGQEALVEPELTGDFETFMGWVDAARTLGVRANADTPADAAQARAFGAAGIGLCRTEHMFFGDDRIGAMREMILADTDAARAAALDRLLPFQRADFADIFRAMDGFPVTIRLLDPPLHEFVPHTPESQQETANRLGVPIEQVQAAVARLAEVNPMLGHRGCRLGITNPGITAMQARALFEAAVEVQAEGVDVQPEVMVPLVGTVAELADQRAVVERVAAEVFAERGAEVAYLVGTMIEIPRAALTAGAIAAEADFFSFGTNDLTQMTYGYSRDDAGTFIPAYLDRKVLPADPFQTLDREGVGQLVSMATTSGRATKPGLKVGLCGEHGGDPASVAFCHAVGLDYVSCSPFRIPIARLASAQAALAS; encoded by the coding sequence ATGTCTGCCGCGCCCGACCGCCGTTCCTCGAACGGTGCCCCTCCCGCTGTTTCTGCTTCCGACACGAGCGCACCCGTCGCCAACCTCTCTGGCCGCCTCGTCTACCGCTTCGGCGCGGGCGAGGCCGACGGCGACCTGAGCCTCAAGCCGCTCCTCGGCGGCAAGGGCGCGAGCCTCGCCGAGATGAGTCGCATCGGCCTGCCGGTGCCCCCCGGTTTCACGATCAGCACCGTCTGTTGCCAATACACCATCGACCACGAGGGCGCGTGGCCCGACGGGCTCGCCGAGGAGGTGGACGCAGGCTTGCGTCACATTGAGGCGATCCTGGGCGCACAGTTCGGCGAGGCTGAAGACGCGACTGAGGTCGGCGGCGATGGAGCACCCGCGACGGCGGCCACCAACACAGAGGCTCCGCTCCTGCTCTCCGTACGCAGCGGGGCCGCGCAGTCGATGCCCGGCATGATGGACACGGTGCTCAACCTCGGCTTGAACGACGCCGTCACCGAGCGGCTCGCCCGGACTACGGGCAACGAGCGGTTCGCCTACGACGCCTACCGTCGCTTCATCGACATGTTTGGCGATGTGGTCACAGGCGTCCCGCACCACCACTTCGAGGCGGCGCTCGCGGCGCTCAAGGCCGAGCGCGGCGTCACGTCCGACCTCGACCTCACCGCCGCCGACCTCCGCACCCTCGTCGCGCGCTACAAGGCCGTCTACGAAACCCACGCGGGTGCACCGTTCCCGACCGACCCGCGCGTCCAGCTGCGCCTCGCCATCAACGCGGTCTTCGCCTCGTGGAATAACGACCGCGCCGTCAAATTCCGCCGCATCAACCGGATGCAAGACCTCGTCGGCACCGCCGTGACCGTCCAGGCGATGGTCTTTGGCAACACCGGCCCGACGAGCGGCACGGGCGTCCTCTTCACGCGCAACCCAGCCACGGGTGAGGCCGCCCTCTTCGGCGAGTTCCTCGCCAACGCCCAGGGCGAGGACGTGGTCGGCGGCCTCCGCACGCCGCGCGCCATCGCCGAGATGGAAGAAGCATTCCCCGGCGTGTACGCTCAACTCGTGGACGCCGCGCGCCGTCTCGAAGCGCACAACGCCGACATGCAGGACGTCGAGTTCACGGTCCAGGACGGACACCTCTTCCTCCTCCAGACGCGCAACGGCAAGCGCACCGGCCCCGCCGCGCTCAAGATCGCCGTCGACTTCGTGCGGGAGGGTCTCGCCGACCCGCCGACCGCCGTGCGCTCGCTCGTGCAGCCGCACCACATCGACCAACTCCTGCACCCACAGTTCGCTGACGCTGATCGCTATGCCGGCCGCGTGATCGCCACGGGCTTGCCGGCCTCGCCAGGGGCGGCCGTCGGGCGCGTCGTGTTCACGGCGGACGAGGCCGAGCGACAGCGTGACGCGGGCGAGCGCGTGCTCCTCGTGCGCGTTGAGACGAGCCCGGAGGACGTGGGTGGGATGGACGCCGCCCAGGGCATCCTGACAGCGCGCGGCGGGATGACGAGTCATGCCGCCGTGGTGGCGCGAGGCTGGGGGACGCCCTGCGTCTCCGGCTGCGGCGCGCTCGTCGTCGACGAGGTGGCGGGCCGCTTTACCGTGGGTGACACGGTCGTGGAGGCGGGCGACTGGCTCTCGATCAACGGCTCCACCGGCGAGGTCATCCTCGGTCAGGAAGCGCTCGTCGAGCCCGAGCTGACGGGCGACTTCGAGACGTTCATGGGTTGGGTGGACGCCGCCCGCACGCTCGGCGTCCGCGCCAACGCCGACACGCCTGCCGACGCCGCCCAGGCCCGCGCGTTCGGGGCCGCCGGGATCGGCCTGTGTCGCACCGAACACATGTTCTTCGGTGACGACCGGATCGGGGCCATGCGCGAGATGATCCTCGCCGACACCGACGCCGCCCGCGCTGCCGCGCTCGACCGCCTGCTCCCGTTCCAACGTGCCGACTTCGCGGACATCTTCCGCGCCATGGACGGCTTCCCCGTCACCATCCGCCTTCTCGACCCGCCGCTGCACGAGTTCGTCCCGCACACGCCCGAGAGCCAGCAGGAGACCGCCAACCGCCTCGGCGTGCCCATCGAGCAGGTGCAGGCCGCCGTGGCACGGCTCGCCGAGGTCAACCCGATGCTCGGTCACCGCGGCTGCCGCCTTGGGATCACGAACCCGGGCATTACGGCGATGCAGGCCCGCGCCCTCTTCGAGGCCGCCGTGGAGGTGCAGGCCGAGGGCGTCGATGTGCAGCCCGAGGTGATGGTGCCGCTCGTCGGGACAGTCGCCGAGCTCGCCGACCAGCGCGCCGTCGTGGAGCGCGTGGCAGCGGAGGTCTTCGCCGAGCGCGGGGCCGAGGTCGCCTACCTCGTCGGGACGATGATCGAGATCCCACGCGCGGCGCTCACGGCGGGGGCCATCGCCGCCGAGGCCGACTTCTTCTCGTTCGGCACCAACGACCTCACGCAGATGACCTACGGCTACAGCCGCGACGACGCAGGCACGTTCATCCCCGCCTACCTCGACCGCAAGGTGCTGCCCGCCGACCCGTTCCAGACGCTCGACCGCGAGGGCGTCGGCCAACTCGTCTCGATGGCGACCACATCGGGCCGCGCAACGAAGCCAGGCCTCAAGGTGGGCCTCTGTGGCGAGCACGGTGGCGACCCCGCCTCGGTGGCGTTCTGCCACGCGGTCGGCCTCGACTACGTCTCGTGCTCCCCGTTCCGTATCCCCATCGCTCGGCTTGCCTCAGCGCAGGCCGCGCTCGCCTCGTAG
- a CDS encoding FAD-binding oxidoreductase: MAPADLLSKNYASWGRYPVACPAAVERLAWRDALPDLGASERPVLAYGQGRSYGDACLNSGGVLLDTDGLDRLIAFDRVTGRVRAEAGVTLAKLLDVLVPAGWFLPVTPGTKFVSLGGAIANDVHGKNHHIAGTFGRFVTAMELVRSDGQRLLLTPSGEHDDLFRATIGGLGLTGLITWAEFQAIPIPSDQIAVTRTRFRSLPEFLALAGAAADQPYTVAWIDALSPAGRGLFMQGHHAPGGLPAPSRFRQKLAAPFDVPSGTLNALTVRAFNAVYYHAQRRDVARSQTHYEPFFYPLDAVGNWNRIYGRRGFLQYQCVVPFADGVAVTEALLAAISAAGAASFLAVLKTFGDVPSPGLLSFPRPGITLALDLPHRGPETLALVRRLNAIAIEAGGALYPAKDAVMSPAQFRASYPDWEAFGAHVDPKFSSSFWRRVTASES, from the coding sequence ATGGCACCGGCAGACTTGCTCTCGAAGAACTATGCCTCGTGGGGCCGCTACCCGGTTGCCTGCCCGGCTGCTGTGGAGCGGCTGGCGTGGCGCGATGCCTTGCCCGACCTCGGCGCGTCCGAACGGCCCGTGCTGGCCTACGGGCAAGGCCGCTCCTACGGCGATGCCTGTCTCAACAGCGGCGGCGTGCTGCTCGACACCGACGGCCTCGACCGGCTCATCGCCTTTGACCGGGTGACGGGGCGTGTGCGGGCCGAGGCCGGCGTGACGCTTGCCAAGCTGCTCGACGTGCTCGTCCCGGCCGGGTGGTTTCTGCCCGTCACTCCAGGGACGAAGTTCGTCTCGCTCGGCGGGGCCATCGCCAACGACGTGCATGGCAAGAACCACCACATTGCGGGCACGTTCGGCCGCTTCGTCACGGCGATGGAACTGGTGCGGTCCGACGGGCAGCGCCTCCTCCTCACGCCCAGCGGGGAGCACGACGATCTCTTCCGAGCCACCATCGGCGGGCTAGGGCTGACGGGGCTCATCACGTGGGCCGAGTTCCAGGCGATCCCGATCCCGAGCGACCAGATCGCGGTGACGCGGACGCGCTTCCGCTCGCTCCCGGAGTTCCTGGCGCTCGCCGGGGCTGCGGCCGACCAGCCCTACACCGTCGCCTGGATCGACGCGCTCTCGCCGGCGGGGCGAGGGCTCTTCATGCAGGGACACCACGCGCCGGGCGGCTTGCCCGCGCCGTCGCGCTTTAGACAGAAGCTCGCCGCTCCGTTCGACGTACCCTCAGGCACGCTCAACGCGCTCACGGTGCGCGCCTTCAACGCGGTGTACTACCACGCCCAGCGTCGCGACGTCGCTCGCTCCCAGACGCACTACGAGCCGTTCTTCTACCCGCTCGACGCCGTCGGCAACTGGAACCGGATCTACGGGCGGCGCGGGTTCTTACAGTACCAGTGCGTGGTTCCGTTCGCGGACGGCGTGGCGGTGACGGAGGCGCTCCTCGCCGCGATCAGCGCAGCGGGGGCCGCATCGTTTCTGGCCGTGCTTAAGACGTTCGGCGACGTGCCCTCGCCGGGGTTGCTCTCGTTCCCGCGCCCCGGCATCACGCTCGCGCTCGACCTCCCGCATCGGGGCCCTGAGACGCTCGCGCTCGTGCGCCGCCTCAACGCCATCGCCATCGAGGCGGGGGGCGCGCTCTATCCGGCGAAGGACGCGGTCATGTCGCCTGCGCAGTTTCGCGCGTCGTACCCAGACTGGGAGGC
- a CDS encoding MFS transporter codes for MVPYFLSTPLLRSAVLPFGAVGVLYGSWAARIPEIQAQTGLNEAQLGAALLGLALGLVISASATGSLVARHGAHRIALLGLAVMGLSQAGPGLAESLWPLTGAFVLIGLASGLVDVSMNAWAVGVETRGGRPILGACHGVFSLGGMLGAGLGAAMAALDVSLFVHFTAAGVVFAGMAIAQGWAVRQHEPDTATQASIGSDEPTFTLPRGPVVGLAALSFCGLIVEGAMGDWSALFLQDVHGASASLAALGFGVFMGCMATARFAADALTARFGDRRLVRGGTLLGAVGLVLCLVAPVLPLAVVGFGLVGLGFAGVVPSLFRAAGRVPGLAGGVGIAAVTSVGYMGFMLGPPLLGFVAEATSLRGSFSILVVLALAMALGSSGAFRRAAVRVEQRADYDPTENADSVVA; via the coding sequence ATGGTCCCCTACTTCCTCTCGACGCCGCTGCTGCGCTCGGCCGTGCTCCCGTTTGGGGCGGTCGGCGTGCTCTATGGAAGCTGGGCGGCGCGCATCCCCGAGATCCAGGCGCAGACGGGACTGAACGAGGCGCAACTCGGCGCAGCCCTACTCGGCTTGGCGCTCGGGCTCGTGATCTCAGCGTCGGCGACGGGCAGCCTCGTGGCGAGGCATGGCGCGCACCGCATCGCGCTGCTCGGCCTCGCGGTGATGGGGCTGTCGCAGGCCGGGCCGGGGCTCGCCGAGAGCCTGTGGCCGCTCACGGGGGCGTTCGTGCTCATCGGCCTCGCGAGCGGCCTCGTGGACGTGTCGATGAACGCCTGGGCGGTGGGGGTCGAGACGCGCGGCGGGCGGCCTATCCTCGGCGCGTGCCACGGCGTGTTCAGCCTCGGCGGCATGCTCGGTGCAGGCCTTGGCGCGGCGATGGCCGCGCTCGACGTCTCTCTATTCGTCCACTTCACAGCCGCGGGCGTCGTGTTCGCAGGCATGGCGATTGCGCAGGGGTGGGCCGTGCGACAGCACGAGCCGGACACGGCGACGCAGGCATCTATCGGCTCGGACGAGCCTACGTTCACGCTGCCACGTGGGCCAGTCGTGGGCCTCGCGGCGCTGTCGTTTTGCGGACTGATCGTCGAGGGTGCGATGGGCGACTGGAGCGCGCTGTTTCTCCAGGACGTGCACGGCGCGAGTGCGAGCCTGGCCGCGCTCGGCTTCGGCGTGTTCATGGGGTGCATGGCGACGGCGCGCTTCGCGGCGGACGCGCTCACGGCGCGCTTCGGCGACCGGCGGCTCGTGCGCGGCGGTACGCTCCTCGGCGCGGTCGGCCTCGTGCTGTGCCTCGTGGCACCGGTGCTTCCGCTGGCCGTCGTCGGATTTGGGCTGGTGGGGCTTGGCTTTGCGGGCGTGGTGCCGTCGCTCTTCCGCGCGGCCGGGCGCGTGCCGGGGCTCGCGGGCGGTGTCGGCATCGCGGCGGTGACGAGTGTGGGCTACATGGGCTTCATGCTCGGCCCGCCGCTGCTCGGCTTCGTGGCCGAGGCGACAAGCCTGCGCGGATCGTTTTCGATTCTGGTCGTCCTCGCGCTCGCGATGGCGCTCGGCAGCAGCGGGGCGTTTCGCCGGGCCGCCGTGCGCGTCGAGCAGCGTGCAGACTACGACCCTACTGAGAACGCCGATTCGGTTGTCGCCTAG
- the topA gene encoding type I DNA topoisomerase translates to MKRLVVVESPTKARTIRKFLPADAYQIEACMGHVRDLPSSAAEIPESVKKEKWSRLGVNVNDGFTPLYIVPPEKKKVVRELKKALKDADELYVATDEDREGESIGWHLLQVLEPKVPVRRMVFHEITREAIERAVEETREIDHRLVDAQETRRILDRLVGYTISPLLWKKIRPKLSAGRVQSVAVRMLVGREQERLDFIPAGYWDLKATLAQANKNGDSQAFEAKMTHLGEERLATSRDFDENTGKLKDGTDGVLVLKEADARRLAQTLPGADWRVAEVETKERTRKPAAPFITSTLQQEANRKLGLSARRTMQIAQALYEQGHITYMRTDSPTLSGEAIGAARSAVEKRYGKNYLSPSPRQYGGKVRNAQEAHEAIRPAGTAMKTQRELGLTGLDGKLYDLIWKRTVASQMANAKLLATRATITAEMGTATAGDEVATFRANGQTVSFPGFFRAYVEGSDDPNAALDDRDNPLPELSQGDTPACQEVEPLGHETRPPARFTDATIVRALESEGIGRPSTYASIIDTIINRGYVRRQGNQLLPTFTAFATNNLLEQHFSRLVDSEFTARLENALDDIADGDAKARPYLDDFYHGDDGLEARVTDGLDKVDARGVSTLEHFKWTPFLVRVGKYGPYAEGEIDGETQTASLPNDVAPADVTREALETLVRESNSEQMLGIHPDADQPVFLKSGPYGPYVQLGDDEQEGKPKRTSLPKGLERRDVTFEIAQSLLELPKTLGTHPTDGADIKANIGRYGPYVQHHRTFASLKKEDDILNIELPRALELLAEKTKKNEPLRTLGAHPESGEPIGVYEGRYGPYVKHKRINATLPKGTAIDEVTLEQAVVLINEKAAKKGKKKGGRKKKAKAS, encoded by the coding sequence ATGAAGCGCCTCGTCGTCGTCGAATCGCCGACCAAAGCCCGCACCATCCGCAAGTTTCTCCCGGCCGACGCCTACCAGATCGAGGCGTGCATGGGGCACGTGCGCGATCTCCCCTCGTCGGCGGCGGAGATCCCGGAGTCGGTCAAAAAGGAGAAGTGGAGCCGCCTTGGCGTGAACGTCAACGACGGCTTCACCCCGCTCTACATCGTCCCGCCGGAGAAGAAAAAGGTTGTCCGCGAGCTCAAGAAAGCGCTCAAGGACGCCGATGAGCTCTACGTCGCGACGGACGAGGATCGCGAGGGCGAGTCGATCGGCTGGCACCTGCTGCAGGTCCTGGAGCCGAAGGTACCCGTGCGCCGCATGGTCTTCCACGAGATCACCCGCGAAGCCATCGAGCGCGCCGTGGAGGAAACGCGCGAGATCGACCACCGGCTGGTGGACGCGCAGGAGACGCGCCGCATCCTCGACCGCCTCGTCGGCTACACGATCTCGCCGCTGCTCTGGAAGAAGATCCGTCCGAAGCTCTCGGCAGGCCGCGTGCAATCGGTCGCCGTGCGCATGCTGGTCGGGCGCGAGCAGGAGCGCCTCGACTTCATCCCGGCGGGCTACTGGGACCTGAAGGCGACGCTGGCGCAAGCCAACAAGAATGGTGATAGCCAGGCCTTCGAGGCGAAGATGACGCACCTCGGCGAGGAGCGCCTTGCCACCAGCCGCGACTTCGACGAGAACACCGGCAAGCTTAAGGACGGCACCGACGGCGTCCTCGTCCTCAAGGAGGCCGATGCCCGTCGCCTCGCCCAGACGCTGCCCGGTGCCGACTGGCGCGTCGCCGAGGTCGAGACGAAGGAGCGCACGCGCAAGCCCGCTGCACCGTTCATCACCTCGACGCTCCAGCAGGAGGCCAACCGCAAGCTCGGCCTCAGCGCCCGCCGCACGATGCAGATCGCGCAGGCGCTCTACGAGCAGGGCCACATCACCTACATGCGTACCGACAGCCCGACGCTCTCCGGCGAGGCCATCGGTGCGGCGCGCTCAGCCGTCGAGAAGCGCTACGGCAAGAACTACCTCAGTCCGAGCCCGCGGCAGTACGGCGGCAAGGTGCGCAACGCGCAGGAGGCGCACGAGGCGATCCGTCCTGCTGGCACGGCCATGAAGACACAGCGCGAGCTCGGCCTCACAGGCCTCGACGGCAAGCTCTACGACCTCATCTGGAAGCGCACCGTCGCCAGCCAGATGGCCAACGCGAAGCTACTCGCCACCCGCGCCACCATTACAGCTGAAATGGGCACGGCCACCGCGGGCGACGAGGTCGCGACATTCCGCGCCAACGGCCAGACGGTGTCGTTCCCCGGCTTCTTCCGCGCCTACGTGGAGGGCTCCGACGACCCCAACGCGGCGCTCGACGACCGCGACAACCCGCTGCCTGAACTCAGCCAGGGCGACACGCCCGCGTGCCAGGAGGTCGAGCCGCTCGGCCACGAGACGCGCCCGCCCGCCCGCTTCACGGACGCGACCATCGTCCGCGCGCTCGAATCGGAGGGCATCGGCCGCCCGTCGACGTACGCCTCGATCATCGACACGATTATCAACCGCGGCTACGTCCGCCGCCAGGGCAACCAACTCCTCCCGACGTTCACGGCGTTCGCCACGAACAACCTGCTGGAGCAGCACTTCAGCCGCCTCGTGGACAGCGAGTTCACCGCGCGCCTCGAAAACGCCCTCGACGACATCGCCGACGGCGATGCCAAGGCGCGGCCCTACCTCGACGACTTCTACCACGGCGACGACGGCCTCGAAGCCCGCGTCACGGACGGCCTCGACAAGGTCGACGCGCGCGGCGTCTCGACACTGGAGCACTTCAAGTGGACGCCGTTCCTCGTGCGCGTCGGCAAGTACGGCCCCTATGCCGAGGGCGAGATCGACGGCGAGACGCAGACAGCGTCGCTCCCCAACGACGTGGCCCCTGCCGACGTGACGCGCGAGGCGCTCGAAACGCTCGTCCGCGAGTCGAACAGCGAGCAGATGCTCGGCATCCACCCGGACGCCGACCAGCCCGTCTTCCTCAAGTCCGGCCCCTACGGCCCCTACGTCCAGCTCGGCGACGACGAGCAGGAGGGCAAGCCGAAGCGCACCTCGCTCCCGAAGGGCCTGGAGCGCCGCGACGTGACGTTCGAGATCGCACAGAGCCTGCTGGAGCTTCCCAAGACGCTCGGTACGCACCCGACGGACGGCGCCGACATCAAGGCCAACATCGGGCGCTACGGCCCCTACGTGCAGCACCACCGCACCTTTGCCTCGCTCAAGAAGGAGGACGACATCCTCAACATCGAGTTGCCGCGTGCGCTGGAACTGCTCGCCGAGAAGACGAAGAAGAACGAGCCGCTGCGCACCCTCGGCGCACACCCGGAGTCGGGCGAGCCGATTGGCGTCTACGAGGGCCGCTACGGCCCCTACGTGAAGCACAAGCGTATCAACGCCACGCTTCCCAAAGGCACCGCCATCGACGAGGTGACGCTGGAGCAGGCTGTCGTGCTCATCAACGAGAAGGCCGCGAAGAAGGGCAAGAAGAAAGGCGGGCGCAAGAAGAAGGCGAAGGCATCGTAA